The sequence below is a genomic window from Silene latifolia isolate original U9 population chromosome 7, ASM4854445v1, whole genome shotgun sequence.
agttatgatgttttcccagattacctttctcaaggccgccgtggtcttggcgagTGCTATGACgacttcgacccatttggtgaagtagtcaacggcgacaattaggtactttcttcctccggaggccgtcggaaatggccccgataaatccatcccccattgtgcaaatggtaACGGATCGAAATCTTGGTTgcgggtctcgggaaggtgcatgtatcaccggagcatgcatctgacagttctTGCATTTTTTGGTCTTAGTTCTGGAATCTtccagcatggtaggccagaagtagccggctcggagagctttgtgggctagcattcttgcccccatgtggtgtccgcagatgccttcgtgaatctctgtcagaataagctccgcgtcggctgggccgacacatttcaaaagtggtcttatcacagaccttctgtatagctctccttcgaacaccaggtACCTTGAGGGGAACCTTTTTATCTTCTGGGAGAGACTGCGGTTTTCCGGCAACTCTTTTGtaagtttgtacttcattatcggagtcatccacgtcgtctcggcttctatgtcgcccaccatgccaacggtctcggtgatgcttttagcattcctgatatccaccagcacggttcgactgacattcttgatggttgaactggcaagttttgagagagcgtcggctcggttgttctcggacctggggatgcattggatctggaaagatttcaattttgctgtgtcagcttttaccttttccaggtatctcaccatcccgtcgtctcgagcctcaaactctcctctgaCTTGgttagcgggtgcagaatatgccccatcaattgttccgggtataattctagagcagtattgtttaccacgtaagcttggtgaaaTGATGTCTTTCCTtgtcttgactcttcctttcggtctctcctgaaacgatgaacaaactgagggctcggctttgcaccgagcgtactcactccgacgctcaagtcagtaaacttaaagggattaagttgtgtgttacttgacaaagtatattgtagagagataagggagtttataccagatgaatagtgagtttttaggttagattgtggatccccttctcaatgagggaagtggagtatttatagactttcaccttttgtcacgtagtggccaagtgggccaagtggcgtagcaggtggaaagtcagttctaccctcggccgagggacccatggcggccggcgggcctgttgactctgtgccgagggtcttggatgtgagtacgcggatatgtctcccggggCTAGTTGCCGTAGCCGAGACCCAAGGGACAGAAGACAGTGCTGCGTCGGCTAAGTTTGTCAAGGTGTTaacttgctttggatatctttaaccttgctcaatatgttgactcggtcagcgggtgcagaatatgccccatcaggaaCATAAGGGGCCTGAATAAGCTGCATAAGCAAACTGAAATAAAGAGGTTCCTGTTTCAGAATAATGTAGGTTTGTTTGGACTATTAGAAACTAAAGTTAAAAGTAGGAATTGGGTAAAAGTTAAGAATAATGTGTGTGATAGTTGGTCTATTTGCACAAATAACAGTCATCATAAAGGGGGGAGGATTTGGCTCATTTGGCAACCTCACCAGTATGTGGTGGATGTGAGGTGCATTACTGATCAGCTCATTCATTCTAAGGTTTTTGATAAGCTAAGAAATATTAGTTATTATTTCACTATGGTGTATGGTTTGAATAAAGATAAGGAGAGGGAATCTCTTTGGGATTCTCTGATTCATATAAGCAGGGGTATTGACACTGCCTGGATGGTTGGGGGGGATTTTAATAGTTTACTTCACCTAAATAAGAGAATTGGTGGTGCAGAGGTTACATGGTCTGACATTACACCTATGAGGCAAATGGTGGACCAGTGTGAGTTGATGGAGTTGAAGTCCACTGGATCCTTTTTCATATGGAACAACAAACAGGAGGTGGGGACTAAAGTGTATAGTAAGCTTGATAGGGTTTTGGTTAATGGTGAATGGCTGGATGATTTCCCTGAATGCCTTTCTCACTTTCTCCCTGAAGGGCTCTTTGACCATTGCCCTTGTCTTATTAAATTTCAGACAAGAGGTAATAGAAAGGGGTCCCTTTTAAGTACTTTAACATGTGGGCAATATCTGAGGACTTCCAGCATACTGTTGGTCAGGTGTGGTCTCAGAATGTTGAAGGAACCCCTATGTTCAGGGTGGTTCAGAAACTAAAGATGCTGAAGAAAGAGTTGAAGAAGTTAGATAAGGAGAACTTCAGTGATATTGAGAACCTAACTCAAGTGTCTGAGGTGTCCTTGAAGGAAGTTCAGAAGCGGCTTATTAAGGATCCTCTCAACAAGGTCCTTTGTGAGTCTGAATCAGCTTTGGCTAAAGAGGTGTTGATACTTAAAAGGGCAAGGTTACGATTCTTGCTTGAGAAATCTAAGGAGAGGTGGATGGAAGAAGGGGATGAGAATTGACTTACTATCATCGAGTATCAAAAAAAGGAGAATGAGAAACCGAGTGTATCGATTAAGAATATGGAGGGGATCCTGTGTACTCGGTCTAATGACATTCGATGACTTTTGAATGTTTCTACAAAGAGTCTGCTGGTACTTCTAAAAAGGTAGTGCCTGTCAATGAGGGAATTGTTAGAGCTGGGAATTGTCTTTCCCATCAACAAAGCAGAGGAATTACTTGCCCCGTGGTGATGAGGAGGTCAAGAGAGCCATGTTCTCCATACCAAGTACCAAAGCCCCGGGGCCTGATGGCTATAGCAGTCAGTTTTACAAGGATGCGTGGTCAATTGTTGGGAAGGAGGTGACTGTAGCGATGCGTAATGTGATCCATCTGGGCAACTTACGAAGGAATGTAATGCTCTTGTTCTTACCTTGATACCTAAGGTGGAAGTGCACGAGAGTGTCTGACGATTCGGGCCCATAGCTTGTTGTAACACTCTCTATAAATGTGTCACTAAGGTCTTGTGCAATAGACTTAGTACCATTATGCCTAGTATCATCAACCCTTCTCAGAGTGCATTTGTGAAAGGTATGGACATAGTGGGAAATATTTTGATTTGTCAGGACCTCATCAAGTTGTATAAAAGAAAAGCTTGTTCTCCTCGTGTCATGATGAAAATTGATCTTCAAAAGGCATATGATTCAGTTGAGTGGAGCTTTCTGAATGACATGCTTCTTGCTCTCAAATTCCCTGATCCTATCATCAAGATCCTGATGCAATGTGTGACCACCCCTAGTTATTCACTATCTCTGAATGgggatttatttgggtttttcaAAGGTAAGAAGGTGCGAGGCGGGGGATCCTTTGTCCCCTCTGTCACAACTGTCTTAAATACTTGAGTAGGATTCTCTGCTGGGTTCAGAACCAGAGAGAATTCAGATTTCACCCTCTCTGCAAAAGAGTCAAGCTGAATCACCTTTGTTTTGCGGATGATTTGCTCATGTTTTGTAGAGGGGATATTAATTCTGTGGTTATGATGTTAAGAGCTTTCCTCTCATTTTCTCAAGCATCTGGACTGCAAATGAATAAAGGGAAGTCAAATATCTACAGCAATGGTGTGGATGAAGGGACTATGTATCAGATGGTAAAGGCC
It includes:
- the LOC141590131 gene encoding uncharacterized protein LOC141590131, which translates into the protein MGLDKDKNVVELRPKADTRDRRPAPNDLMDQQLKALDVMAAQAKVADQPPPSTGPTERRIEKRPAQTGGKDATVVSSSPKPSPAQIRSEGISHHKGGRIWLIWQPHQYVVDVRCITDQLIHSKVFDKLRNISYYFTMVYGLNKDKERESLWDSLIHISRGIDTAWMVGGDFNSLLHLNKRIGGAEVTWSDITPMRQMVDQCELMELKSTGSFFIWNNKQEVGTKVYSKLDRVLVNGEWLDDFPECLSHFLPEGLFDHCPCLIKFQTRGTPMFRVVQKLKMLKKELKKLDKENFSDIENLTQVSEVSLKEVQKRLIKDPLNKVLCESESALAKEVLILKRARLRFLLEKSKERWMEEGDEN